In the Treponema primitia ZAS-1 genome, CTCAACCTGATACATGGCCCCCAGGGCAAGTTCCGCCCCGCGGGCATCCATGGTCATGTAGGAAGTATGGACCCCAATCCCCGCCTGGGTTAATACGGCGCCCCGGTCAAGTTCGGGAATTCCCGATATCTCTATCACCGACAGGGGCATACAGGGGGTAACCCCCAGGACCCAGATCAGCTCGCCTGCCAAAATTACTGCCAGGGCAATCAGAAGCCATTTGAGCCGTCTGTCCATTTTGGAATGAACCGGATTTTCTTCAGGAAGAGTATTTTCAAACACAAACCCCTCAGACATGGTCCACCTCTCTGTTTCTTGAAATATTAACGATAAGTCCCGCGATCAGTAATGTTATTGCCAGGGAGGAACCGCCGGCGGAAAAGAACGGCAGGGGAACCCCCGTGGCGGGTACGGCCCCGGAAACCACGGCGATATTCAAAAGCGCCTGGGAACTGATCATGGTAACCAGACCGAAACCCAAAAGCCTTCTGAACATATCATTTGACTTAATAGCCGCCCGGTATCCGTGGATCGCAAAAACCATGAAAATTAAGAAGAACAAAAACACCCCCGCAAGGCCCGCCTCTTCGGAAAAAGACGAAAAGATAAAGTCCGAATGTATTTCCGGAACGCTGGCAATTTTCCGGGTGCCCTGGCCAAAACCCTTTCCCAAAAGCCCGCCTGAGCCGATGGAGAGCAGGGAAGAATGAACCTGGTATCCCGCCCCCAGGGGTTCCCAGTCGGGAATAAAGAAACTAATAACCCGGCGGAGCCTATGTTCCTTGGTAAGCACTAAAAATGCGGATAAAGGAATCAATATTACTGCACCGCTTATAAAGTACCGGTACCGCACTCCGGCGAGAAAGAAAATAAATACCGCATTTATCGCGATGAACAGCGCGGTAGAAAAGTTATTCTGCAAATAAATCAAAAAGAAAAATAGTAACGTTATCAGTGTGGGCGGCAGGATTCCCGCGATAAGAGAGTTAATACGTTCCTGCTTTTTGCTGAATATATGGGCCAGATAGAAAGGCAGGGTCAGTTTAACCAGCTCCGATGGCTGAAAAGTATTAGTACTCCCTATCCGTATCCACCGGGCCGCTCCGTTTTTTGTTACCCCAATGCCGGGCATAAAGGTTAAAAGGCATAAAACAGCGGTGATCACCACCATGGGAACAATCAGTTTTCGCAGATATTCTAAATTGATCCAGGATGCAACAAAGAATGCTCCCAAGCCCACAAACCCATAAAGCAGCTGCCGGGTAATAAAGTACAATCCTTCGCCAAAAAACCGTTCCCCGTAGGCATAGGATGCGGAATAAAGGGTAACCAAGCCAACCCCGGTAAGGAGGAGAATGCTGGCGATCAAAATATGGTCCGCCTGGGATTTGCGTCCGGCGCTCTCAAGATCAAATGCTTGTATCATTGTATTTTCAATGTTGATAGGGCTATTATGGCAAACAGGCCCCCGAGGATCCAGAACCGGATGACTACCTTAGCCTCCGCCCAGCCCGATTCCTCGAAATGGTGATGAAGAGGGGCCATTTTAAAGACCCGCTTCTTCCGCAATTTATATACCAGCACCTGGATGATAACCGATGCCGCTTCCAAAACAAAAACACCGCCGATAATCAGTATCAGTATTTCTTTTTTGACAATCAGGGAAATGGTTGCCGCCACTCCGCCAAGGGAGAGACTTCCCACGTCTCCCATAAATACTTCAGCGGGATGGGCGTTGTACCACAGAAACCCTATACAGGCCCCCACCGCTCCCAGGCAGAAAACCGTTAACTCCCCGCTGCCCACAATATAGGGTATTCCCAGGTAGGAAGAGTAGTCCACCCGGCCTGTAATGTA is a window encoding:
- the ftsW gene encoding putative lipid II flippase FtsW, producing the protein MIQAFDLESAGRKSQADHILIASILLLTGVGLVTLYSASYAYGERFFGEGLYFITRQLLYGFVGLGAFFVASWINLEYLRKLIVPMVVITAVLCLLTFMPGIGVTKNGAARWIRIGSTNTFQPSELVKLTLPFYLAHIFSKKQERINSLIAGILPPTLITLLFFFLIYLQNNFSTALFIAINAVFIFFLAGVRYRYFISGAVILIPLSAFLVLTKEHRLRRVISFFIPDWEPLGAGYQVHSSLLSIGSGGLLGKGFGQGTRKIASVPEIHSDFIFSSFSEEAGLAGVFLFFLIFMVFAIHGYRAAIKSNDMFRRLLGFGLVTMISSQALLNIAVVSGAVPATGVPLPFFSAGGSSLAITLLIAGLIVNISRNREVDHV